In one window of Nocardia brasiliensis DNA:
- a CDS encoding helicase C-terminal domain-containing protein codes for MSTEPGTLHSVRLPADYVAEHVRLGYATTIDSAQGITTHTCHVALTGSESRPQLYVALTRGSHANHLYLPTALDGTEGSFWSEPAANPRTAVEILLRVIARDGAQKSATTTLRDALDPHRRIGRALDIYLDSLGVAAENTLGPEGLDRLDTAAETLLPHLTDCPAYPVLRQHLTLISFTGQDPIAALHNAKNARELDTANDIAAVLDWRLDSTGAHSAGPGPLPWATGIPHGLDAQHDTTQLTARARIITDLAHQIRTDAATWTPASAPRWAQPLLDADRQLVQDLAVWRAALHIDDQELHPTGPPRHVTLEREHRQLLEIRVADALGDANLPTSKWAPLVQAITPRVVTDPWWPSIAAKIDAAHHTGIDIKTHLAAAARTRPLPDEMPAAALWSRIELDTAPAREQTANPASDTLPAHVPAPFGPPEPPTAPVDSARIPHDIAAEASLTATDNGAGADLRAAVEAAVSHQPDDWNPEDDVDFDIDDDRNTRQPDIDLGL; via the coding sequence GTGTCCACCGAACCGGGAACGCTCCACAGCGTGCGGCTACCGGCGGACTATGTCGCCGAACATGTGCGGCTCGGGTACGCGACAACGATCGATTCCGCGCAGGGAATCACCACCCACACTTGCCACGTCGCGCTCACCGGAAGCGAATCCCGGCCACAGTTGTACGTCGCACTCACCCGCGGAAGCCACGCCAACCACCTCTACCTACCGACCGCACTAGACGGCACAGAGGGCTCGTTCTGGTCCGAACCCGCCGCCAATCCACGCACAGCCGTAGAGATTCTTTTGCGCGTAATCGCCCGCGACGGCGCACAGAAATCTGCGACCACCACCCTGCGAGACGCCCTCGACCCACACCGCCGCATCGGCCGCGCGCTCGATATCTACCTCGATTCCCTCGGCGTCGCCGCCGAAAACACCCTCGGCCCCGAAGGTCTCGATCGCCTCGACACCGCCGCCGAAACACTCCTACCTCACCTCACCGACTGCCCTGCCTACCCAGTCCTACGCCAACATCTCACCCTCATCTCGTTCACCGGACAGGACCCGATCGCCGCCCTACACAACGCGAAGAACGCACGCGAACTCGACACCGCCAACGACATTGCCGCCGTGTTGGACTGGCGTCTCGATTCGACCGGCGCCCACTCCGCCGGACCCGGGCCACTTCCATGGGCCACCGGAATCCCGCACGGCCTCGACGCACAACACGACACCACGCAACTCACCGCCCGCGCACGCATCATCACCGACCTCGCCCACCAAATCCGCACCGACGCCGCAACATGGACACCCGCATCGGCACCACGATGGGCTCAACCACTCCTCGACGCCGACCGACAACTCGTCCAGGATCTCGCCGTATGGCGCGCCGCGCTACACATCGACGATCAAGAACTTCACCCCACCGGACCACCACGACACGTCACGCTCGAACGAGAACACCGACAACTGCTCGAGATTCGTGTCGCCGACGCCCTCGGCGACGCGAACCTGCCCACCAGCAAGTGGGCTCCTCTCGTACAAGCCATCACACCGCGGGTCGTCACCGACCCGTGGTGGCCCAGCATCGCCGCCAAAATCGACGCCGCTCACCACACCGGAATCGACATCAAAACCCACCTCGCAGCCGCCGCCCGAACACGACCCCTCCCCGACGAGATGCCCGCCGCCGCACTCTGGTCCCGCATCGAACTCGACACCGCACCCGCCCGCGAGCAGACCGCTAACCCCGCATCCGACACCCTGCCAGCGCACGTCCCCGCTCCATTCGGACCACCAGAGCCACCCACCGCGCCGGTGGACAGCGCAAGAATCCCTCACGACATCGCAGCCGAAGCATCGCTCACTGCTACCGACAACGGTGCTGGCGCCGACCTCCGCGCAGCAGTAGAGGCAGCCGTCTCACACCAACCGGACGACTGGAATCCTGAGGACGACGTTGATTTCGACATCGACGATGACAGGAACACACGGCAACCAGACATCGACCTGGGACTGTGA
- a CDS encoding transposase, with protein MGSTRRSFTEEYKAQAVGFVLDQGRPVAEVARNIGVHEMTLRKWVKRAKESGVSGDREKGLTDSEQAELERLRAENAELKMQVAFAKKVATWFAKDQR; from the coding sequence TTGGGTTCGACGCGGCGTAGTTTCACCGAGGAGTACAAGGCCCAGGCGGTAGGTTTCGTCCTGGATCAGGGTCGGCCGGTGGCCGAGGTGGCGCGCAATATCGGCGTGCACGAGATGACGTTGAGGAAATGGGTGAAGAGGGCGAAGGAATCCGGGGTTTCCGGTGACCGGGAGAAGGGACTGACCGACTCGGAACAGGCCGAGTTGGAACGGTTGCGTGCGGAGAACGCGGAGTTGAAGATGCAGGTCGCGTTCGCAAAAAAAGTTGCGACCTGGTTCGCGAAAGACCAGCGGTGA
- a CDS encoding IS3 family transposase — MKFAAIADWAASGEFDIEFMCRELDVSRSGYYKWKGRGRSDRERDDRMLTLLIEAIHAKLRGNPGVRRVHAALAAAGRRVSRKRVWRLMRAAGLQGRFPKPFRRTTIRGSKPVDAADRIGRDFTAAQPNQRWCGDITYVKTWTGWAYLATVIDLHDRAVVGWAIADHMRTSLVTDALDMAIARRRPAKGVVFHSDRGTQYTSKEFAKYCAKNGVLRSLGRTGSCFDNAVAESFFATYKKELVHARPWPTVKSLQKETFDWIEFYYNTVRPHSALGYLTPRQYELGYREISQIAA; from the coding sequence GTGAAATTCGCCGCGATCGCGGACTGGGCTGCGTCGGGGGAATTCGACATCGAGTTCATGTGCCGGGAACTGGACGTGTCTCGGTCGGGCTACTACAAGTGGAAAGGCCGCGGTCGCAGCGACCGGGAGCGCGACGATCGCATGCTGACGCTGCTGATCGAGGCGATCCACGCGAAACTGCGTGGCAATCCGGGTGTTCGGCGTGTGCACGCGGCGCTGGCGGCGGCCGGGCGGCGGGTCTCGCGTAAGCGGGTGTGGCGGTTGATGCGGGCGGCCGGTCTGCAAGGCCGGTTTCCGAAACCGTTCCGGCGCACCACGATCCGGGGATCCAAGCCGGTGGACGCCGCGGATCGGATCGGGCGTGATTTCACTGCCGCGCAGCCGAACCAACGCTGGTGCGGTGACATCACCTACGTCAAGACCTGGACCGGGTGGGCGTATCTGGCCACCGTGATCGATCTGCACGATCGGGCCGTGGTCGGCTGGGCGATCGCTGATCACATGCGCACGTCGCTGGTCACCGACGCCCTCGATATGGCCATCGCGCGCCGACGCCCGGCGAAAGGTGTTGTTTTCCATAGCGATCGCGGAACCCAGTACACCTCGAAGGAATTCGCGAAATATTGTGCAAAGAATGGTGTCCTACGGTCCCTCGGCCGGACGGGATCGTGCTTCGACAACGCGGTCGCGGAATCGTTCTTCGCGACCTACAAAAAGGAGCTGGTACACGCTCGTCCGTGGCCGACGGTGAAGTCGCTGCAGAAGGAGACGTTCGACTGGATTGAGTTCTACTACAACACCGTTCGTCCGCATTCGGCGCTCGGCTATTTGACACCACGGCAATACGAGTTAGGGTACAGAGAAATCAGTCAGATCGCGGCTTGA